CGCGTTGATCGACACGTTGATTTGATATCGGTGTCTAGCCGGCTCGCTTGTGCTGCTGCAACCACGTCGCCTCCGATGATGTTGGCACGGTGCGCTCATTAGATACGTTTGATGAGAACAAGGCCGACAATATTTTTACTTAGCGTACTTTTTCCTTTGGTTGAGGTCACCGGTCGTGCGCTTCGCGTGCCTAGCAGGTACTCACGCGCGTTCTGCGTGAGCCGCTCTACACTCTCCCCGTCTTCCTTGTGTCGGTATAATCGCTCCATCTCCACAATGTGCGCCATAAGCAATCTGGAAGCCGCGTCAACGACGGACAGCCTCGTCGATGTACCGGAAGGCGAAACACCCTCGCCCAGCAAGCCTTCCGCCCTGAAGACAAAGAAGACTGGCATAGAAAAGAAAGCACCCAAAAAGGCCGTGCAAACCAAGCTCTCTTTCAAGGCTGCCGGCGAGAAGGCGGTTCCCTGGGTGACCCTGCCTAAGCTCGGTATGATAGATCGATCTTGTCCTACAAGTGTACGCAGACCCTAATGAGGACAGAGCAGCAGCGTTCGCTGAGATTGCTGCCGCTAGCAAGCGATCAGGACTATACATCGGCGCTCACGTGTCTACTGCCGGCGGCCCCGATTTCGCGGTGCTTAATGCATACAACACTTGCGGTGGGTACAGATTTTGACTGGTGTTCCTCAGTTTGTTTTTGGTAGTGTCTAAGGTTGTGATTTTTTCCGCATAGCAATTCAGCCGCGTTTGATTATATAACATCTTTGTACACTTAAAAATGGTTACAAGTTTTTTTGGAATTTGAGGAATGTGTTGACTCCATTGTTAACATACACTGCAGGTCAGGCATTTGCGCTCTTTCTCAAAAACCAACGTCGATGGGACAGCCCCCCCTTGTCGGACAAAAGTATTAAGAAGTTTGCGGAGAACATAGAGAAGTGCAACTACGACTTGCGTTACGTTCTTCCCCACGGCTCCTACCTAATCAACATTGCCAACCCCGATCCCGAGAAGCGGAAGAAGTCGTACGAGCATTTCGTGGATGACATCCAGCGTTGCGAGAAACTCGGAATAACTCTGTACAACTTCCACCCGGGTACGTCCGGTATTTAAGTTGATAACGTCCTGCAGGGTCCACCGTCGGCATGTGCGACAAGTCCGAGGGCATCAGCAACATAGCGGTATGTGTTTTGTCTGTGTGCCAGTAACGTGTTCACAGAATTGCATCAATATGGCAATGAAGGAGACGAGCTCTGCCAAGATCGTTTTGGAGAATGCCGCAGGTCAGAAGAACGTGATCGGCTCCACCTTCGAGGACCTCCGCGACATCATCAATTTAGTCGAGAACAAGGAGAGGGTAAGCAGGCATTTTTGCGCGTAATATATCCTCAGATTGCCGTATGTTTGGACACGTGCCACCTTTTCGCCGCAGGTTAGTTAACCATATCCCTGCTGCCATGTCGTTCAGGCTACGACATCCGCACAAAGACCAAATTCGAGGAGGTGATGAAGTCGTTCGACAAGATTGTGGGCCTGAATTACCTGGTTGCAGTCCATCTCAACGACTGCAAGTCCGACCTGGGCAGCGGACTGGACCGCCACGAGAACATCGGCATCGGGAAGCTTACCCGCGAAACCTTCGAGTTCATTGCTAACAGCGGATACTTCCGCAACATGCCCATCATCCTCGAGACCCCCGACATCCACGGCGACGAAACTATTTACAAGCaggaggtgaaggcgaTGTACGGCCTTTTCAATGAAGAGAAATCCGAAGCTGCCGAGTAACCTGTACGCAGGCGCCCGAAGAGTCACCATCGGCTCGCCGCAGGCACACCACCTAGATAGACCCACATATGAGACTCTTTACGCCGCAATGTGCTCCCCGA
This genomic stretch from Babesia bigemina genome assembly Bbig001, chromosome : III harbors:
- a CDS encoding apurinic endonuclease (APN1) family protein, putative encodes the protein MCAISNLEAASTTDSLVDVPEGETPSPSKPSALKTKKTGIEKKAPKKAVQTKLSFKAAGEKAVPWVTLPKLDPNEDRAAAFAEIAAASKRSGLYIGAHVSTAGGPDFAVLNAYNTCGQAFALFLKNQRRWDSPPLSDKSIKKFAENIEKCNYDLRYVLPHGSYLINIANPDPEKRKKSYEHFVDDIQRCEKLGITLYNFHPGSTVGMCDKSEGISNIANCINMAMKETSSAKIVLENAAGQKNVIGSTFEDLRDIINLVENKERIAVCLDTCHLFAAGYDIRTKTKFEEVMKSFDKIVGLNYLVAVHLNDCKSDLGSGLDRHENIGIGKLTRETFEFIANSGYFRNMPIILETPDIHGDETIYKQEVKAMYGLFNEEKSEAAE